Proteins from a single region of Oceanispirochaeta sp. M1:
- the tdh gene encoding L-threonine 3-dehydrogenase, translating into MRALAKTEKRTGLWMIDAPKPEYGPNDLLIKIKITAICGTDVHIYNWDKWSQNTIPVPMITGHEFVGTVEAMGSEVAGFNPGDRVTGEGHLTCGHCRNCRAGKRHLCRNTEGIGVNKTGCFAEYLVLPADNAFKLDDFISDEVAAIFDPFGNAVHTALSYDLVGEDVLITGAGPIGIMAAAVARHAGARYVIITDVNEYRLNLARQMGVTRAINIKTDNLEDIMSELHMLEGFDVGLEMSGNAAAQNQLFEKMNNGGHVALLGIPPGDSTVNWNQIIFKGLHLKGIYGREMFETWYKMAAMIRSGLDITRIITHRMPVEEFERGFEIMSGGQSGKILLYWE; encoded by the coding sequence ATGAGAGCACTGGCCAAGACAGAAAAACGTACGGGGCTCTGGATGATCGATGCACCAAAGCCCGAATACGGTCCCAATGATCTTCTTATAAAGATCAAAATCACTGCCATATGCGGTACTGATGTCCATATCTACAACTGGGATAAATGGTCTCAGAACACTATCCCCGTTCCCATGATCACAGGACATGAATTTGTCGGTACCGTTGAGGCGATGGGCAGCGAAGTAGCCGGATTTAACCCGGGAGACAGGGTTACAGGAGAGGGACACCTTACCTGTGGTCACTGTCGAAACTGCCGCGCCGGAAAAAGACATCTCTGCCGGAACACCGAAGGTATCGGAGTGAATAAAACGGGCTGCTTTGCAGAATACCTTGTGCTCCCCGCGGACAATGCATTCAAACTGGATGATTTTATCTCAGATGAAGTTGCGGCTATTTTCGACCCTTTCGGCAATGCTGTTCATACGGCTCTCTCCTACGACCTGGTAGGTGAAGATGTACTGATTACGGGTGCCGGACCTATCGGCATCATGGCGGCCGCCGTAGCCAGGCATGCGGGGGCCCGTTATGTCATAATCACCGATGTAAATGAATACCGCCTGAATCTGGCTCGTCAGATGGGGGTAACCCGGGCAATCAATATTAAGACAGACAATCTGGAAGATATAATGAGCGAGCTCCATATGCTGGAAGGCTTTGATGTGGGCCTTGAGATGTCGGGCAACGCTGCGGCTCAGAATCAGCTCTTTGAAAAGATGAATAATGGAGGCCATGTGGCCTTACTGGGTATACCACCGGGAGACAGTACGGTAAACTGGAATCAGATCATCTTCAAAGGACTCCATCTTAAGGGAATCTATGGTAGAGAAATGTTCGAAACCTGGTATAAGATGGCAGCCATGATCCGTTCGGGACTTGATATCACCAGGATAATAACCCACAGAATGCCTGTAGAGGAGTTCGAACGTGGATTTGAAATAATGAGCGGAGGGCAGTCCGGAAAAATACTGTTGTATTGGGAGTAA
- a CDS encoding glycine C-acetyltransferase, whose protein sequence is MSRKILSHLSSELEELKSKGLYKNERVISSPQRAKITVQDGREVLNFCANNYLGLADNPELIEAAKASLDNYGYGLSSVRFICGTQTIHKELEAGISEFLKTEDTILYSSCFDANGGLFETLLGSEDAIISDELNHASIIDGVRLCKARRYRYKNNNMADLEEQLKEASDARFRLIATDGVFSMDGTIADLKGVCDLADKYDALVMVDDSHAVGFIGASGAGTPEYRGVQDRIDIYTGTLGKALGGASGGYTSGKKEIIAWLRQRSRPYLFSNSLAPVMTATAIKTLELIKAGSELREKLTGHTNRFRTALKEAGFTIVEGEHPIVPLMLGDASLAVNMADKLLEKGIYAIGFSFPVVPMGKARIRFQMSAAHSSKDVEYAIEQIISCGKELGVI, encoded by the coding sequence ATGAGCCGGAAAATACTGAGTCATCTATCTTCAGAACTGGAAGAACTTAAATCGAAGGGACTCTATAAAAACGAGAGAGTTATCAGCTCTCCACAGAGAGCAAAAATTACTGTACAGGATGGCAGGGAAGTCCTGAATTTCTGCGCCAACAACTACCTTGGACTGGCGGATAATCCCGAACTGATTGAAGCCGCAAAAGCATCCCTGGACAACTACGGTTACGGACTCTCTTCAGTCCGTTTTATCTGCGGTACCCAGACCATCCACAAAGAGCTGGAAGCCGGAATTTCAGAATTTCTCAAGACAGAAGATACCATCCTCTACTCCTCATGCTTTGATGCAAACGGAGGACTTTTCGAAACACTGCTGGGTTCCGAAGATGCAATCATAAGCGATGAACTGAACCATGCAAGCATCATAGACGGAGTACGTCTATGCAAAGCCCGGCGCTACCGTTATAAAAATAACAATATGGCAGATCTGGAAGAACAGCTCAAAGAGGCCTCTGATGCCCGCTTCCGTTTAATAGCTACTGACGGAGTCTTTTCTATGGACGGGACCATTGCCGATCTTAAGGGAGTCTGCGACCTGGCTGATAAATATGATGCCCTTGTTATGGTAGATGATTCCCATGCTGTTGGATTTATAGGAGCAAGCGGTGCGGGCACCCCCGAATACCGGGGAGTTCAGGACAGAATAGATATCTATACAGGGACTCTCGGCAAGGCTCTGGGAGGAGCATCAGGGGGGTATACTTCGGGTAAAAAAGAGATAATTGCCTGGCTGCGTCAGCGTTCCCGTCCTTATCTGTTCTCCAACTCTCTGGCTCCAGTTATGACTGCAACAGCCATTAAAACCCTTGAACTTATAAAAGCAGGTTCAGAACTGAGAGAAAAACTGACAGGTCATACAAACCGTTTCAGAACTGCTCTTAAAGAGGCCGGTTTCACCATCGTTGAGGGTGAGCACCCCATAGTTCCTCTGATGCTGGGAGATGCTTCCCTGGCCGTAAATATGGCCGACAAACTCCTGGAAAAAGGGATTTACGCTATTGGCTTCTCCTTCCCTGTTGTCCCCATGGGCAAGGCGCGCATCCGTTTTCAGATGTCTGCAGCTCATAGCAGTAAAGATGTGGAATACGCCATAGAGCAGATAATCAGCTGCGGAAAAGAGCTGGGGGTGATTTGA
- a CDS encoding TetR/AcrR family transcriptional regulator has product MAKDTDLKIRKAALELFSTSWFETVSIAEVCRHAGVSNGVFYRYYSKKDNLVRVLLEEFLSRFKSELEDIQGNTKEEQLLDFITTLNNVGINHKQYVSVFREGQYRFPEYEERLRTIYIEVISTIFGREVREAEYLYIISGIRFCSTRALYDGLPREPEKIRDLILNGVFRDEKEGLIPDIPDSFFSYSEDSAEDSRSRLLSSGIKLIGDKGYHAIGVGDIARETGLAVGTFYTYFNKKEEFFSELIRLIGHRIRLFLSEQTLPYKSRFEKEVFGIYFFLSYMSRHTEYYAIIREAEFVSKPWVSEYYNSFEQGYMKNLSIEDEKDRRITANFLIGLSHYVGIEGLLNDRVSDSSALLKTISQYLIKGVSL; this is encoded by the coding sequence ATGGCTAAAGATACTGATCTAAAAATTAGAAAAGCCGCATTGGAACTATTTTCTACAAGTTGGTTTGAAACTGTTTCAATAGCGGAAGTCTGCCGTCATGCGGGTGTCTCCAATGGTGTCTTTTATCGATATTATTCAAAAAAAGATAATCTGGTACGTGTTCTCCTCGAGGAGTTTCTCAGCCGTTTCAAAAGTGAACTCGAAGATATTCAGGGAAATACGAAAGAAGAGCAGCTTCTTGATTTTATTACAACATTAAACAACGTCGGAATTAATCATAAGCAGTATGTCTCTGTTTTCAGAGAGGGGCAGTATCGTTTTCCCGAGTATGAGGAAAGACTGCGGACTATCTATATTGAAGTAATCAGTACTATTTTCGGCAGGGAAGTGAGGGAAGCGGAATATCTTTATATTATTTCGGGAATCCGCTTCTGTTCTACCAGAGCACTGTATGACGGTCTGCCCAGGGAGCCTGAAAAAATAAGAGACCTTATATTAAACGGAGTTTTCAGAGACGAAAAGGAAGGTCTGATTCCTGATATTCCCGACAGTTTTTTTTCTTATTCAGAGGACTCAGCTGAAGACAGCCGTTCAAGGCTCCTCTCTTCAGGTATCAAGCTTATAGGTGATAAGGGATATCATGCCATCGGTGTTGGGGATATCGCTAGAGAAACAGGTCTGGCAGTTGGAACTTTCTATACTTATTTTAATAAAAAAGAGGAATTCTTCTCAGAGTTGATCAGATTAATCGGTCACCGAATCCGTTTATTTCTATCGGAGCAGACCCTCCCATATAAAAGCCGGTTTGAAAAAGAAGTTTTCGGTATCTATTTCTTTTTATCCTATATGAGCAGGCATACAGAATACTACGCCATTATCAGGGAAGCTGAATTTGTCAGTAAGCCCTGGGTCAGTGAATATTATAATTCATTTGAACAGGGATATATGAAAAATCTCAGCATTGAGGATGAGAAGGATAGACGTATTACGGCAAATTTTCTTATCGGACTGTCTCACTATGTCGGTATTGAGGGGCTGTTGAATGACAGGGTTTCTGACAGCTCTGCATTATTAAAGACAATATCTCAATATTTAATAAAAGGGGTTTCTTTATGA
- a CDS encoding MFS transporter has product MGVRNLKTKQSLYSLSYFTLFGAIAALSPFFPLLLQSKGFEPSRIGFLLGSYEMISIMGLLLIGHFYDSFRSPRRTIFTICLASIIVLFLIAREENLIMIVPLTLAMGFVIKSPASLMDAHYGQNIPNAEKSYGKARLFGSLGFFTVAMLIQLTGIVEASRPLSIFRAFSILLSISMALLIFLPKAHQHKNEKVKTSFLSKVKSFPLVFWAGLGIAFFNHLGMSGHYTFFSLLMSNKFGRTDVGGLWAIGPLFELPLFFFSAWLLQKLGLKKLWIIGLAAGFIRMQVYSLSSTILPLYVVQICHSVSFGFNHLCMITLITRFVPTESRGLAMALFSAVSMGLSLFVGGFLGGWILHHSGYTLLFQVLSAAPLLGIVTAGLFLKENRSVGE; this is encoded by the coding sequence TTGGGAGTAAGAAATCTGAAAACAAAGCAAAGTCTCTACAGCCTGAGCTATTTTACATTATTCGGGGCCATAGCCGCGCTATCCCCCTTCTTCCCTCTCCTGCTGCAGAGCAAGGGATTTGAACCTTCACGCATTGGTTTTCTACTGGGAAGTTATGAGATGATCAGCATCATGGGACTCTTGCTCATCGGTCATTTCTATGACAGTTTCCGCTCCCCCAGACGCACCATATTTACCATATGTCTGGCATCTATAATCGTCCTCTTTCTTATTGCCCGTGAAGAGAACCTCATAATGATTGTACCCCTGACACTGGCAATGGGCTTTGTTATCAAATCACCGGCGTCTTTAATGGATGCCCACTACGGACAGAATATACCGAATGCCGAAAAGAGCTATGGAAAAGCAAGGCTCTTCGGCAGCCTCGGTTTTTTTACAGTTGCTATGCTGATTCAGCTGACCGGAATTGTAGAAGCATCCCGGCCTCTTAGCATATTCAGAGCGTTCTCCATATTGCTTTCCATCAGCATGGCCCTTCTGATTTTCCTCCCTAAGGCACACCAGCACAAAAATGAGAAGGTAAAAACATCCTTTTTAAGTAAAGTGAAATCCTTCCCTCTTGTGTTCTGGGCAGGCCTTGGCATAGCCTTTTTCAATCATCTGGGGATGTCGGGACATTATACTTTTTTCTCTCTGTTAATGAGCAACAAGTTCGGCAGGACCGATGTGGGTGGTCTCTGGGCCATAGGTCCATTATTCGAACTACCCCTGTTCTTCTTTTCCGCCTGGCTGCTGCAGAAACTTGGTTTGAAAAAATTATGGATTATCGGACTGGCTGCAGGGTTTATCAGGATGCAGGTCTACTCCCTGTCATCCACGATTCTCCCATTGTATGTGGTGCAGATTTGCCACAGTGTATCCTTCGGTTTCAACCATCTATGCATGATTACTCTTATCACCCGTTTTGTACCAACTGAAAGCAGGGGACTTGCCATGGCTTTGTTCTCGGCTGTCTCCATGGGACTGTCCCTTTTTGTCGGTGGATTCCTCGGTGGATGGATTCTGCATCACAGCGGCTATACCCTGCTCTTTCAGGTTCTATCCGCAGCTCCCCTTCTGGGGATTGTTACGGCAGGACTCTTTCTGAAAGAGAATAGATCAGTAGGAGAATAA
- a CDS encoding GH1 family beta-glucosidase, translated as MKQDYKFPSDFVWGSATASYQIEGAWQEDGRGESTWDRFCRIPGKVIGGDTGNVACDHYHRFKEDVALMKDLGLKNYRFSVAWPRIIPGGEGAVNQKGLDFYNKLVDELLAADIEPLITLFHWDLPQVLQSKYGGWKDKRMAQLFADYSDVVSRSLGDRVKKWATINEIMCFTTLAHKSDWHAPGGFESDKISNQTVHHALLGHGLATQVLRKNVKDSFVGLVDNNDAPWPVLDTEEHRKAARKAWKDRNAQRLFPMMTGEYDEEAYVLHNGEMPDYTAEEMKIISSPVDYIGINFYNCPPVEAADNKEGYKEVQLPKGYPRTEMGWPITPDALYWNLKYLKDFFPEIPVYITENGMAGKDRVSSDGSVKDYDRIEYLRTHLRACHRAIEEGANLKGYYLWSLMDNFEWAYGYSKRFGMIRVEYDTQKRIVKESGKYYSRVMKKNRVL; from the coding sequence ATGAAACAAGACTACAAATTCCCTTCAGACTTTGTCTGGGGTTCGGCTACGGCCTCATATCAGATAGAAGGAGCATGGCAGGAAGACGGAAGAGGTGAAAGTACCTGGGACAGATTCTGCCGTATTCCCGGTAAAGTCATCGGCGGAGACACAGGAAATGTTGCCTGTGATCATTATCACCGTTTCAAAGAAGATGTAGCTCTTATGAAAGACCTGGGTCTGAAGAACTACCGTTTTTCCGTTGCCTGGCCCCGTATTATCCCCGGAGGAGAAGGGGCTGTTAATCAAAAAGGACTGGATTTCTACAACAAGCTGGTAGATGAACTGCTGGCAGCAGATATCGAGCCCCTGATTACACTCTTCCACTGGGATCTTCCTCAGGTTCTTCAGAGTAAATATGGCGGATGGAAAGATAAGAGAATGGCTCAGCTCTTTGCCGACTACAGTGATGTTGTCAGCCGCAGTCTGGGAGACAGGGTAAAAAAATGGGCCACCATAAATGAGATCATGTGCTTTACAACTCTGGCTCATAAATCCGACTGGCATGCCCCGGGAGGATTTGAGAGCGACAAAATAAGCAATCAGACTGTTCATCATGCCCTTCTGGGACATGGTCTGGCCACACAGGTTCTCAGGAAGAATGTCAAAGACTCCTTTGTAGGACTTGTTGATAATAACGATGCCCCCTGGCCGGTATTAGACACAGAAGAACATCGCAAGGCTGCAAGGAAGGCATGGAAAGATAGAAATGCACAGCGCCTCTTTCCCATGATGACTGGTGAATACGATGAAGAAGCCTATGTTCTTCACAACGGAGAGATGCCTGACTATACGGCCGAAGAGATGAAAATCATCAGCAGCCCGGTAGATTACATCGGTATAAACTTCTATAACTGCCCCCCCGTAGAAGCAGCAGACAACAAGGAAGGTTATAAAGAGGTACAACTGCCAAAGGGCTATCCCCGTACAGAAATGGGCTGGCCTATTACTCCGGACGCCCTATACTGGAATCTGAAATACCTGAAAGATTTTTTCCCTGAAATTCCTGTGTACATCACAGAAAACGGAATGGCGGGAAAAGACCGCGTATCCTCCGACGGCAGTGTAAAAGACTATGACAGAATCGAATACCTGAGAACACATCTGCGAGCCTGTCACCGGGCCATCGAAGAGGGAGCCAATCTGAAGGGCTACTATCTCTGGTCTCTTATGGATAATTTTGAATGGGCCTACGGTTACAGCAAACGCTTTGGAATGATCCGTGTTGAATATGATACACAAAAGAGGATCGTAAAAGAATCGGGAAAATACTACAGCCGGGTTATGAAGAAAAACCGGGTCCTCTAA
- a CDS encoding 3-oxoacyl-ACP synthase III family protein translates to MRILSTGVYAPGNAISNQELMTLAGIEFDGERTKAKLGIENRHIAHLRGINETTADFAEKAARNAIEAASIDPDEIDLFVVGTDTPEYISPATSMLVQGRIQKGQRYTGTYDINASCSSFVAALHNAQALLKSDASLRYACVIGVYNMPAYARAGDVFAYSIFADGAGAVILENREDKYMGGQLLSDGTQWNYIGVYSGGTRQPVTKERLENNEYGLQLLQRLPGDRNVKLWPEIVDKLLQKHKLKRDDIDHYLFTQINKKVIMDVMDVLEQDHSKTTCVMDRYGYTGSACIPMAFHHAVQDDNIKRGDKVLAVASGAGLAVAASLFSY, encoded by the coding sequence ATGAGAATTCTTTCTACAGGAGTCTATGCTCCGGGTAATGCCATTTCCAATCAGGAGCTTATGACTCTGGCAGGGATTGAGTTTGACGGTGAGAGAACTAAAGCAAAGCTTGGAATTGAAAACAGACATATTGCCCATCTAAGAGGTATTAACGAAACAACAGCTGATTTTGCCGAGAAAGCGGCACGGAATGCTATTGAGGCTGCATCAATTGATCCTGACGAAATTGATCTTTTTGTTGTCGGGACAGATACCCCGGAGTACATTTCACCGGCCACCAGTATGCTGGTACAGGGACGAATTCAGAAAGGTCAGCGCTATACCGGAACATATGATATTAACGCAAGCTGCTCAAGTTTTGTAGCTGCACTCCATAATGCTCAGGCCCTCTTAAAATCTGATGCTTCCCTCCGTTACGCCTGTGTTATTGGTGTTTACAATATGCCTGCTTATGCCAGAGCAGGGGATGTCTTTGCATATTCAATTTTTGCAGACGGTGCGGGTGCCGTTATTCTGGAAAACCGTGAAGATAAGTACATGGGTGGTCAGCTTCTGTCTGATGGAACTCAGTGGAATTATATCGGAGTTTACAGCGGTGGTACCAGACAGCCGGTTACTAAAGAACGCCTTGAGAATAATGAATACGGTCTGCAGCTGCTGCAGCGCCTTCCCGGTGACAGAAATGTCAAACTATGGCCAGAGATAGTTGATAAACTGCTTCAGAAGCACAAGCTGAAAAGAGATGATATTGATCACTATCTTTTTACACAGATAAATAAAAAAGTAATTATGGATGTGATGGATGTTTTAGAGCAGGATCATAGCAAAACAACATGTGTTATGGATCGATATGGATATACAGGGAGTGCCTGTATCCCCATGGCTTTCCACCATGCGGTACAGGATGACAATATTAAAAGGGGCGATAAAGTTCTTGCTGTTGCATCCGGAGCGGGCCTGGCTGTTGCCGCCTCCTTATTCTCCTACTGA
- a CDS encoding AraC family transcriptional regulator — MEDVVTIQSQDITPFNYALHRISTHRPWSFSRHRHQGVFEFYYLFEGELTHHFDDQEIVMKEGDLLSIKETDYHSLTGRGFDFYNLILPLEYWDNLMDSLHLRELFEAKKIEGRLYTHFLRDEGSRILNDLEQLFLYQKSEYGDILLSRFLLSLAAELLGPPDYEEKKDQVLPLWMKTLMLEVDGRMGDQLTVKDMSDLSGKSPEHLSRSFRRFLDTTPSSWLNRQKMERAALMLEHSNTAVLDIALSLGFDNLGYFYRLFRKHFGVPPVVYRKENAIYQGF, encoded by the coding sequence ATGGAAGATGTCGTCACCATACAATCTCAGGATATAACTCCTTTCAATTACGCATTGCACAGAATCAGTACCCATAGACCCTGGTCTTTTTCCAGGCACAGACACCAGGGAGTTTTTGAGTTTTACTATCTCTTTGAAGGGGAACTGACTCATCACTTTGATGATCAGGAAATAGTCATGAAGGAGGGGGATCTTCTTTCAATAAAAGAAACAGATTATCATAGTCTGACGGGGCGGGGCTTTGACTTTTACAATCTGATCCTCCCTCTGGAATACTGGGACAATTTAATGGATTCTCTTCATCTGCGTGAACTCTTTGAAGCAAAGAAGATAGAGGGCCGTCTTTATACGCATTTTTTAAGGGATGAGGGATCGAGGATTCTAAATGATCTGGAGCAACTTTTTCTGTACCAGAAATCAGAATACGGAGATATTCTTCTCAGCAGATTTTTATTGAGTCTGGCAGCAGAATTGCTTGGTCCACCTGATTATGAGGAGAAAAAAGATCAGGTTCTTCCCTTATGGATGAAGACTCTGATGCTTGAAGTAGACGGCCGGATGGGTGATCAGCTGACTGTGAAGGATATGTCTGATCTGTCCGGGAAATCTCCAGAACATCTGTCCCGTTCCTTTCGCAGGTTTCTGGATACCACACCTTCTTCATGGCTGAATAGACAGAAGATGGAGCGTGCGGCTCTGATGCTGGAGCACTCAAACACCGCTGTCCTGGATATCGCCCTTTCTCTGGGTTTTGATAATCTTGGATATTTTTACCGGCTCTTCCGAAAGCATTTCGGAGTTCCTCCTGTGGTATATAGAAAGGAGAATGCTATTTATCAGGGTTTCTGA